A part of Marinicella rhabdoformis genomic DNA contains:
- a CDS encoding serine hydrolase domain-containing protein, with protein MIKLTFYIISLFLSFQLSAKNFSTEIDALLNDMFDPNGPGAVALVVKDGKTIYRKAFGMANIELGVKMTPEHTFRIGSITKQFTAVAILKLAEEGKLKLDDNISKYIKDYPTHGHKITIKHLLSHTSGIKSYTELEVRDKAFKQRDLAPKEMIEIFMDQPMNFSPGDQYRYNNSGYFILGYIIEQVSGQSYESYINNNIFQPLNMHDSFYNSATKIIKNRTAGYEFNEENAIINADYISMTQPYAAGAMRSSVDDLYIWNQAVMNDKIISKKSRDLAHKRGKLNDGTELNYGYGWFIGNIQGEPMIFHDGGIDGFFSESRFLPNENVFVALLVNCGGCKLPYDTTYKIAAMAINKPYQNTKTTLSEQAMSEYPAVYLRGGNDSSERQITSEEGKLYSTLGTQKQEIFAVAKDHFIFATGINSLIFNRNNSGTIDSVTLKSIYPDETWDKTDKPLPKLTAIHLPENLLTTYIGFYELRPDFIFEVIIENGILYLMAPKSEKREMVAVENNHFYLKGDSHIRFTFNTTDKGVVESMTAFWGSDFIAKKIVPIE; from the coding sequence ATGATTAAATTGACTTTTTACATCATCAGCTTATTTCTCTCTTTTCAACTTAGTGCTAAAAATTTCAGCACAGAGATTGACGCTTTACTTAATGACATGTTTGACCCAAATGGCCCCGGTGCTGTGGCATTGGTCGTTAAAGACGGTAAAACCATTTACAGAAAAGCCTTTGGTATGGCTAATATCGAGCTGGGCGTCAAAATGACTCCTGAACACACCTTCCGTATTGGCTCTATTACGAAGCAGTTCACTGCGGTCGCTATCTTAAAACTAGCAGAAGAAGGTAAATTAAAATTAGATGATAACATCAGCAAATACATCAAAGATTACCCAACCCATGGCCACAAAATTACCATCAAACATTTATTGAGTCACACATCTGGCATCAAAAGTTACACAGAATTAGAGGTCAGAGATAAGGCGTTCAAACAGAGGGATTTGGCACCAAAAGAGATGATCGAAATTTTTATGGATCAACCCATGAATTTTTCACCGGGCGACCAGTACCGATACAACAACTCCGGTTACTTTATTCTTGGCTATATTATTGAACAAGTTTCTGGTCAAAGTTATGAGAGCTATATAAATAACAACATTTTTCAACCACTCAATATGCACGATTCTTTTTATAACTCTGCTACAAAAATCATAAAAAACAGAACAGCAGGTTATGAATTCAATGAGGAAAATGCAATTATCAATGCAGACTACATCAGCATGACACAACCCTATGCTGCCGGTGCCATGCGATCTTCTGTTGACGACCTATATATCTGGAATCAAGCTGTAATGAATGACAAAATCATCAGTAAAAAAAGCAGAGACTTGGCACATAAAAGAGGCAAGCTAAATGATGGCACAGAGCTAAACTATGGTTACGGTTGGTTTATAGGAAATATTCAAGGCGAACCCATGATTTTCCATGACGGCGGCATCGACGGATTTTTTTCTGAATCACGGTTTTTACCTAATGAAAATGTTTTTGTGGCACTTCTTGTCAATTGTGGCGGATGCAAACTGCCATATGACACAACCTATAAAATCGCTGCCATGGCCATTAACAAACCTTATCAAAATACAAAAACCACTTTAAGTGAACAGGCCATGTCTGAGTACCCAGCCGTCTATTTAAGGGGTGGTAACGACAGCAGTGAAAGGCAAATCACATCAGAGGAAGGTAAACTTTATTCTACTTTAGGCACTCAAAAACAAGAAATTTTCGCTGTTGCAAAGGATCACTTTATTTTTGCAACAGGCATCAACTCATTAATCTTTAACAGAAATAATTCAGGAACAATAGATTCAGTCACTTTAAAAAGCATTTATCCAGATGAAACTTGGGACAAAACTGACAAGCCATTACCCAAGCTAACAGCCATACATTTGCCTGAAAATCTATTAACAACATACATTGGATTTTATGAACTACGCCCTGACTTTATTTTTGAAGTCATTATAGAAAATGGAATTTTGTACCTGATGGCTCCAAAATCAGAGAAAAGAGAAATGGTGGCAGTGGAAAATAATCATTTTTACCTCAAGGGTGACTCACACAT
- the maiA gene encoding maleylacetoacetate isomerase — protein sequence MKLYTYWRSTAAYRVRMALNLKGLAYDAESVHLVKGGGEQHSATYRALNPQGLVPALVTDDGDVITQSMAIMEYLEAEHPEVALLPTGAVAQAQCRAMAQMIVSDVHPLNNLRVLQYLKRPHSDKEGWQQEQVDEWYAHWIHQGFTALEQMMTDSKYDFMNADYPCISDICLVAQIYNAQRFNVPLDAYPKLSAINVRCLTLDAINQARPENQFDAT from the coding sequence ATGAAGTTATATACCTACTGGCGCAGTACAGCGGCTTACCGTGTTCGCATGGCTTTGAACTTAAAAGGTTTGGCTTATGATGCTGAATCGGTGCATTTGGTTAAAGGTGGTGGTGAGCAACACAGTGCGACTTATCGGGCTTTGAACCCTCAGGGTTTGGTGCCCGCTTTAGTGACCGATGACGGTGATGTGATCACGCAATCGATGGCCATCATGGAATACTTAGAAGCCGAGCATCCTGAAGTCGCTTTGTTACCGACAGGTGCAGTGGCGCAAGCCCAATGTAGAGCCATGGCACAAATGATCGTTTCTGACGTTCATCCTCTGAATAACTTGCGCGTGCTTCAATACCTTAAAAGACCACATTCGGACAAAGAAGGTTGGCAACAAGAGCAGGTCGATGAATGGTATGCCCATTGGATTCACCAAGGTTTTACTGCATTAGAACAAATGATGACTGATTCAAAATATGACTTCATGAATGCAGATTATCCCTGTATTTCTGATATTTGTTTGGTGGCACAAATTTACAATGCCCAACGTTTTAATGTGCCTTTAGACGCTTATCCCAAGTTGTCAGCCATTAATGTGCGTTGTTTGACTTTGGATGCGATAAATCAGGCGCGTCCTGAAAACCAGTTTGATGCCACCTGA
- a CDS encoding DMT family transporter — MSQHLKVVLMLLSLVMVGSLGSVWAKMVLDQMSMFTFLWLMVASGLVVLLLYTFVFRRKTVPMLILKRHGLKLLLIGLSYFFIYRLAFVFALSKLPVTTHAYVINFTGLVTMILSVIMLKEHPSRSQWAGGILALSGVFVYFNELPDLTEILALSVLSFGVLCLALTNVWIRQLSAQQDSGLSSTMLATSTIVLGGLPLVLYGLATDLPLVPVSSFQWFVIVLNASVVLAFGLIIWSYALRTIRSYEASVLASSGVIFVALFSVPILGDQIEWFEWCGIGIMLLGLILMQKQPKAKNLVEKEVKVVNEIL; from the coding sequence ATGAGTCAACATTTGAAAGTGGTTTTGATGCTGTTGAGCCTGGTGATGGTTGGTTCATTGGGCAGTGTTTGGGCCAAGATGGTTTTAGATCAGATGTCGATGTTTACATTCTTATGGCTGATGGTAGCCTCGGGGTTGGTGGTTTTGCTGCTTTATACTTTTGTCTTTCGGCGTAAAACGGTTCCCATGCTAATTCTTAAAAGGCATGGTTTGAAGTTGTTGCTGATTGGTTTATCGTACTTTTTTATTTATCGACTGGCTTTTGTTTTTGCACTTTCAAAGTTACCGGTAACCACCCATGCTTATGTGATCAATTTTACCGGCTTGGTGACCATGATCTTGTCGGTGATCATGTTGAAAGAGCACCCAAGTCGCAGTCAATGGGCTGGTGGCATTTTGGCGCTTTCAGGCGTTTTTGTTTACTTCAATGAATTACCTGATTTGACTGAGATTTTGGCTTTGTCTGTTTTGAGCTTCGGGGTCTTGTGTTTGGCGCTGACCAATGTCTGGATTCGTCAACTATCAGCACAACAAGACAGTGGCTTGTCGAGCACCATGTTAGCGACCAGCACCATTGTATTGGGCGGTTTGCCTTTGGTATTGTATGGTTTGGCGACAGACTTACCTTTGGTGCCTGTTTCATCTTTTCAATGGTTTGTGATTGTTCTGAATGCATCAGTGGTGCTGGCTTTTGGTTTGATCATTTGGTCTTATGCTTTGCGCACCATCAGGTCGTATGAGGCATCTGTTTTGGCCTCGTCTGGGGTGATATTTGTTGCACTGTTTTCAGTGCCGATTTTGGGTGATCAAATTGAATGGTTTGAATGGTGTGGTATTGGCATCATGTTATTGGGTTTGATATTGATGCAAAAGCAGCCCAAAGCCAAAAATTTAGTAGAAAAGGAAGTGAAAGTTGTAAATGAAATTCTATGA
- a CDS encoding NAD(P)/FAD-dependent oxidoreductase, translating to MKFYDVIVLGAGAAGLMCALKAGQKGLSVLVLEKANKPGKKILMSGGGRCNFTNQYATHENYLSKNPHFCKSAMSQYTVWDFIAMVEKHNIPYHEKELGQLFCDKSSKDILNMLLDECDRAAVKLMTSCEVQTVDFMADQAVLLKTEVGDFETRNLVVATGGLSIPKMGGSGFGYQLAEQLGLEVLPKRAGLVPFVFSDQHKDLFASLSGTSVLASLTANGQTFTHQVLFTHRGLSGPAVLQISSYWDVGQSLSIDWMPEVDVADALIEAKKQNGNMSLLNWLSQFWPNKLAEAWLAHECPSMTRFTLQQLSKRQCSDLADSINRCQLKPAGTEGYRTAEVTLGGVNTNALSSKTMAVNNQPNVYFIGEVVDVTGHLGGFNFQWAWASAHAAASSLS from the coding sequence ATGAAATTCTATGATGTGATTGTTTTAGGTGCTGGCGCTGCGGGCTTGATGTGTGCGTTGAAAGCAGGGCAGAAAGGTTTGTCAGTTTTGGTGTTAGAAAAGGCCAACAAACCCGGAAAGAAAATTTTGATGTCCGGCGGTGGCCGTTGTAATTTTACCAACCAGTATGCGACGCATGAAAACTACCTGTCTAAAAACCCGCATTTTTGTAAATCTGCTATGAGTCAATATACGGTTTGGGATTTTATTGCCATGGTTGAAAAGCACAACATTCCTTACCATGAAAAGGAATTGGGCCAGTTGTTTTGTGACAAATCCTCTAAAGATATTTTGAACATGCTGTTGGATGAATGTGATCGTGCAGCTGTAAAGTTAATGACAAGTTGCGAAGTCCAGACGGTTGACTTCATGGCTGACCAAGCGGTTTTATTGAAGACTGAAGTTGGTGATTTTGAAACTAGAAATTTGGTTGTTGCCACCGGTGGACTGTCTATTCCTAAGATGGGTGGATCGGGTTTTGGTTATCAGTTGGCCGAACAACTGGGCTTAGAAGTGTTGCCCAAGCGGGCAGGGCTGGTGCCGTTTGTTTTCAGTGACCAACACAAAGACCTGTTTGCATCCTTGTCGGGGACTTCTGTACTGGCATCATTGACGGCCAATGGCCAAACTTTTACCCACCAGGTCTTATTCACGCACCGTGGATTGTCAGGGCCGGCTGTATTGCAAATTTCAAGCTATTGGGATGTGGGCCAAAGTTTATCAATTGATTGGATGCCTGAAGTTGATGTTGCGGATGCTTTAATTGAAGCTAAGAAACAAAATGGCAACATGAGTTTATTGAATTGGTTGAGCCAGTTTTGGCCGAATAAATTGGCCGAAGCTTGGTTGGCGCATGAGTGTCCATCAATGACTCGTTTCACTTTACAGCAATTAAGTAAGCGACAATGTAGCGATCTGGCTGATTCTATTAACCGCTGTCAATTGAAGCCTGCTGGCACCGAAGGCTATCGCACTGCTGAGGTCACATTAGGTGGTGTGAATACAAATGCACTGTCATCAAAAACCATGGCTGTCAATAACCAACCTAATGTCTATTTTATCGGCGAAGTGGTAGATGTGACGGGGCATTTGGGTGGTTTTAACTTTCAATGGGCTTGGGCATCAGCCCATGCAGCTGCGTCCTCTTTATCTTGA
- a CDS encoding AMP-binding protein, protein MSNEDKFQSPIDRLFFWAAQQPDQIYLNQPIDNQTITYSWQRVAHEVACMANQLSSLPPQSKVAIISLNCAHWMMADWAIQMAGHIAVPIYPTATQKTIGYVLSHAEVIAVFVGKLLDYEHVMPTIPDDVLKMACYLPHSGLPFWDDMVANNQPMIYRAVECQNELMSIVYTSGTTGEPKGVMVSYAAVHCSMSLIKERVRITEDDRFVSYLPLAHVAERMAVEMSSLYKGAQVFFVRSLDLFVTDVGRARPTIFFGVPRIWQKMKMAVEDKLGGAERAKKILNMPVLGGLFKRLIKRRMGFSQLKFALCAAASVPKNVLEWYQDLGIKLNEAYGMTESCGLSHMTKNEDTLLGSVGQTLSGCECRISDEGEVCIRNPALMMGYYKNQVMTDEAIDQEGWLHTGDLGHIDDQGFLYITGRVKDIFKTAKGKYVAPIPVEQQLITLLPLDQVVLMGSGMGQPILVVSISEQDVDMAHYKQQCLTALTVLQTELEAHAKPSHLFISQQEWTSENGLLTPTLKIQRQHVEKHYLPLVEPHLKKPGIYII, encoded by the coding sequence ATGAGTAATGAAGATAAATTCCAATCACCGATAGACCGTTTATTTTTCTGGGCAGCGCAGCAACCTGACCAAATTTATCTTAACCAGCCAATAGACAATCAAACCATTACTTATTCATGGCAACGGGTGGCGCATGAAGTCGCTTGTATGGCCAATCAGTTATCCAGTTTACCTCCACAAAGTAAAGTGGCCATCATTTCACTCAATTGTGCCCATTGGATGATGGCTGATTGGGCAATACAAATGGCGGGCCACATTGCTGTGCCGATTTATCCTACCGCCACACAAAAGACCATTGGATATGTGTTGTCACATGCTGAAGTCATAGCAGTGTTTGTTGGTAAACTATTAGATTATGAGCATGTGATGCCAACGATTCCAGACGATGTACTGAAAATGGCATGCTATTTGCCTCACAGCGGTTTACCGTTTTGGGATGACATGGTGGCGAATAATCAGCCAATGATTTATCGTGCCGTTGAATGTCAGAATGAATTGATGAGTATAGTTTATACATCGGGTACGACAGGGGAACCAAAAGGTGTGATGGTTTCTTATGCCGCGGTGCACTGTTCGATGAGTTTGATAAAAGAAAGGGTGCGTATCACTGAAGATGACCGTTTTGTGTCTTATTTGCCTTTGGCGCATGTGGCAGAGCGGATGGCTGTAGAAATGTCATCACTTTATAAGGGAGCGCAGGTGTTTTTCGTCAGGTCTTTGGACTTGTTTGTTACCGATGTGGGGCGTGCCAGACCGACCATATTTTTTGGTGTGCCGAGGATTTGGCAAAAAATGAAGATGGCGGTTGAAGATAAGTTAGGCGGCGCTGAACGGGCTAAAAAAATCCTAAATATGCCCGTTTTGGGCGGTTTATTTAAGCGCTTGATTAAGCGACGTATGGGCTTTTCACAATTAAAGTTTGCTTTGTGCGCTGCCGCTTCTGTACCGAAAAACGTGCTTGAATGGTATCAAGATTTGGGCATTAAATTAAACGAAGCCTATGGTATGACAGAATCTTGTGGCCTTTCTCATATGACCAAAAATGAAGACACGCTCTTGGGCAGTGTGGGGCAAACATTGTCAGGCTGTGAGTGTCGAATCAGTGATGAGGGTGAGGTGTGTATAAGAAACCCTGCATTGATGATGGGTTATTACAAAAATCAGGTGATGACTGATGAAGCCATAGATCAAGAAGGGTGGTTACATACAGGTGATTTGGGTCATATTGACGACCAAGGTTTTTTATACATCACAGGTCGGGTGAAAGACATTTTTAAAACAGCCAAAGGCAAGTATGTGGCGCCTATACCAGTAGAACAACAATTGATCACTTTGTTGCCTTTAGATCAAGTCGTGTTGATGGGGTCTGGTATGGGTCAACCTATTTTGGTCGTGTCAATATCAGAACAAGACGTTGATATGGCGCATTATAAACAGCAATGCTTAACGGCATTGACTGTGTTGCAAACTGAATTAGAGGCACACGCCAAACCGAGTCACTTGTTTATTTCTCAACAGGAATGGACTTCTGAAAATGGTTTGTTGACACCGACCTTAAAAATTCAAAGACAACATGTTGAAAAACATTATTTACCTTTGGTTGAGCCACATTTGAAAAAACCTGGCATTTATATCATTTAA
- the rnt gene encoding ribonuclease T codes for MPSIKDRFRGFLPVVVDVETGGFNNQTDALLEIAAVIIEMDEYGNFVKGESINAYVEPFEGANIDPKSLEITGIDLNHPLRMALSENAALGKIFTPIRKAIKETGCTRAVLVGHNAHFDLGFVHAAAERAGIKRNPFHPFSCFDTVTLSALAYGQTVLARAIKEAGIEWQSDQAHSALYDTEKTAELFCAIYNKANRKGMY; via the coding sequence ATGCCAAGCATCAAAGACAGATTCAGAGGATTTTTACCCGTTGTGGTCGACGTAGAAACTGGTGGTTTCAATAACCAAACCGATGCTTTATTGGAAATCGCAGCCGTCATCATAGAAATGGATGAGTATGGTAATTTTGTCAAAGGTGAGTCTATTAATGCCTATGTTGAACCTTTTGAAGGTGCTAACATCGACCCGAAATCACTAGAAATCACCGGCATAGATTTGAACCACCCTTTGCGCATGGCGCTGAGCGAAAATGCAGCGTTGGGAAAAATTTTTACCCCCATCAGAAAAGCCATCAAAGAAACCGGCTGTACCCGAGCTGTTTTAGTGGGTCATAATGCCCACTTTGATCTCGGCTTTGTTCATGCTGCTGCTGAACGCGCGGGCATTAAAAGAAACCCTTTCCACCCTTTCAGTTGCTTCGATACCGTAACATTATCTGCACTGGCTTATGGTCAAACGGTTTTGGCCAGGGCCATCAAAGAGGCCGGAATAGAGTGGCAATCCGACCAAGCCCATTCGGCATTGTACGACACTGAAAAAACGGCAGAATTGTTTTGCGCCATTTATAACAAAGCCAACCGAAAAGGTATGTATTAA
- a CDS encoding endonuclease, which translates to MKKNLQLWAAISASFAAFNVDAGTPEQANLLITEIAAKPATGEFIEIHNKGAAPIDLSNVYLTDATYSNGGTYYYQLVTGGGGGGGFADFYARFPDGASIAPGAYQTVALNGAVDFNTAYGIDPTYEIANTSAVPDMREARTGSIDGLNSGLTDDGEVVVLAYWNGQSDLMQDIDYVLWGDKTEAIDKTGVSIDGPDGDSNSSTYQNDTSIANQAIFTSFEHADGNSWQRSNMNEGNETTTGGNGITGSDETSEDLNNTFFESTPTPNAAAGNPPAPQIIINELDAVGTAEFIELKGSPNSSTDGVTLVMYDGGTNQVSDAYDLSGNTFTAEGYFLIGDSSLTPNYLLPPDSIADGADAIAIYYSDVANFPNGSAITSTDILDALVYGSGQSDDTDLLALMNIGQAQVNEDANSNAASESLARCPNGSGGSLNSLTYQAVDPTPGLANSLCPIGEYYATADDTDASTLRTSLHEIIDDHVKGNYTSGPSAFNTWDMLSFADEDPTDQTKVWMVYKNNSYTFIGGGDQVYNREHTWPQSYGFKVAALGTNNAARTDGHHLMMSDKIYNQHRDNLYFDNCSSGCTEDVTTANHGQGGAGISNKYDTNSYEVWDFRKGDIARAMFYMDVRYSGDVPGEVDLQLTDNPNLINQDDPYMGLLSVLLEWHEADPVDDIERDRNERIYSYQENRNPFIDHPEWVECIFVNGGECTTESNDIIFTSGFEQQ; encoded by the coding sequence ATGAAAAAAAATTTACAACTTTGGGCTGCAATTTCAGCCTCTTTTGCCGCTTTCAACGTTGATGCCGGCACCCCAGAACAAGCCAACTTATTAATCACAGAAATCGCAGCCAAACCCGCCACAGGTGAGTTTATTGAAATTCACAACAAAGGTGCGGCTCCAATCGATTTAAGTAACGTTTATTTAACGGATGCCACATATTCAAACGGTGGTACTTATTATTACCAGTTAGTCACAGGCGGTGGCGGTGGCGGTGGCTTTGCCGATTTCTATGCACGTTTTCCGGATGGTGCCTCCATTGCACCAGGTGCATACCAAACAGTGGCTTTAAATGGCGCCGTTGATTTCAACACAGCATACGGTATAGACCCCACTTATGAAATTGCTAACACCAGTGCGGTACCTGACATGCGTGAAGCACGCACAGGTTCAATAGATGGATTGAACAGTGGCTTAACTGATGATGGCGAAGTCGTGGTTTTAGCTTATTGGAATGGCCAAAGTGATTTGATGCAAGACATTGACTACGTATTATGGGGAGACAAAACCGAAGCCATTGATAAAACCGGTGTGTCAATTGATGGCCCAGACGGTGACAGTAACAGCAGCACTTACCAAAACGACACCAGCATTGCCAATCAAGCAATTTTTACTTCATTTGAACATGCAGATGGAAACTCATGGCAACGCAGCAACATGAATGAAGGCAATGAAACCACAACTGGCGGTAATGGCATCACAGGCAGTGATGAAACCTCAGAAGACTTGAACAACACATTCTTTGAATCTACACCCACACCCAATGCCGCTGCCGGTAATCCACCAGCACCTCAAATCATCATCAATGAGTTAGATGCCGTAGGCACCGCTGAATTCATCGAATTAAAAGGATCCCCTAACAGCAGTACCGATGGTGTGACTTTGGTTATGTATGACGGTGGCACAAACCAAGTGTCTGATGCTTATGACTTATCAGGCAACACATTTACTGCAGAAGGTTATTTCCTAATCGGTGACAGCAGCTTAACACCCAATTACTTATTACCACCTGACAGCATTGCTGATGGTGCTGATGCTATAGCGATATATTATTCAGATGTGGCGAACTTTCCTAATGGCTCCGCCATCACCAGTACCGACATCTTAGATGCTTTGGTTTATGGTTCTGGACAATCTGATGACACAGACCTGTTGGCATTGATGAATATAGGGCAAGCACAGGTCAATGAAGATGCCAACAGCAATGCAGCATCTGAATCATTAGCGCGTTGTCCAAATGGCTCTGGCGGGTCTTTGAACAGCTTAACCTACCAAGCCGTTGACCCTACTCCTGGCTTGGCCAACAGCCTGTGTCCCATTGGCGAATATTACGCCACAGCTGATGACACAGATGCCAGCACTTTGCGTACTTCATTACATGAAATCATCGATGACCATGTTAAGGGCAATTACACCAGTGGCCCATCAGCGTTTAACACATGGGACATGCTTTCATTTGCTGACGAAGACCCAACAGATCAAACTAAAGTTTGGATGGTTTACAAAAACAACTCTTACACATTTATTGGTGGCGGAGACCAGGTGTATAACAGAGAGCATACCTGGCCACAATCTTATGGATTTAAAGTTGCTGCATTAGGAACTAATAATGCAGCCAGAACCGATGGTCACCACTTAATGATGTCAGACAAAATCTACAACCAACATCGAGATAATTTATACTTTGATAATTGTTCAAGCGGCTGCACAGAAGATGTCACGACGGCAAACCACGGTCAAGGTGGCGCCGGAATCAGTAACAAATACGACACTAACTCTTATGAAGTTTGGGACTTCCGCAAAGGTGACATCGCGCGTGCCATGTTTTATATGGACGTTCGTTATTCCGGAGATGTGCCAGGAGAAGTAGATTTACAACTGACTGACAACCCCAATCTCATCAACCAAGATGACCCTTATATGGGTTTATTGTCTGTATTATTGGAATGGCATGAAGCCGACCCAGTTGATGACATCGAGCGCGACAGAAATGAACGCATTTATTCCTACCAAGAAAACAGAAACCCATTCATTGACCACCCTGAGTGGGTTGAATGTATTTTTGTAAATGGTGGAGAATGCACAACAGAAAGTAATGACATTATTTTTACCAGCGGATTTGAACAGCAATAA
- a CDS encoding DoxX family protein: MNTFNKLQNLAQVKMARLNSAGEWLPPLFLRLILFWEFFESGIEKYRGDNWFSHIKDNFPFPFNYIDTEISWFMATWGEMVFAVMLLIGLGTRFAAFSLIVITSVATAAVHWPADYGSLAELWQGYAISDDGFGNFKLPLLFVIMLMPLVFNGGGKFSLDYLAAKLMNANEFGRTQSDFTSKGLALAVMGLTLYFVMPVVGITLLIAGFALAIFDKLITPMG, encoded by the coding sequence ATGAATACCTTCAATAAATTACAAAACCTAGCCCAAGTAAAAATGGCCAGACTGAATTCAGCCGGCGAGTGGTTACCGCCACTTTTTCTGCGGTTGATATTATTTTGGGAATTCTTTGAATCTGGTATAGAAAAATACCGCGGAGACAATTGGTTCAGTCACATCAAAGACAACTTTCCTTTCCCTTTTAACTACATTGACACAGAGATTTCTTGGTTTATGGCCACATGGGGTGAAATGGTTTTTGCGGTGATGTTGCTGATTGGCTTGGGCACTCGATTTGCGGCCTTCTCACTTATCGTCATCACTTCTGTAGCCACCGCAGCCGTACATTGGCCAGCTGACTATGGCTCTTTGGCTGAGTTGTGGCAGGGTTACGCCATCAGTGACGATGGTTTTGGTAACTTCAAGCTGCCACTGCTGTTTGTCATCATGTTGATGCCATTGGTATTCAACGGTGGCGGCAAATTCAGCTTAGATTATTTAGCAGCAAAACTAATGAATGCCAATGAATTTGGTAGAACACAATCAGACTTTACATCTAAAGGTTTGGCTCTGGCCGTTATGGGTTTAACTTTGTATTTTGTTATGCCTGTCGTTGGCATAACACTGTTAATAGCCGGATTTGCTCTTGCCATTTTTGACAAGTTGATTACACCCATGGGTTAA
- a CDS encoding DNA-binding domain-containing protein — translation MPTFKQAQLDFAAHLRNPNTQEAPSGIEDRRLEIYRNLFFNSISSLIAGTFPVLKTILSNKEWEQLIRNFFQAKHNKTPHFPEIPREFVSFVKQLPKDQLRPFTYELALYEWLELHLDKHLNEVEFNLKVNEKDLLDDIPVINTVSSLQAYQFPVHQISANNQPTKPLEQPVFLLLWRNKDNQVKFTELQPFSALLFEQLKNNNSLSGRQHLTGLAKQSKAQDTNQFINFGLQTLKHWHQQNIINTIRTTS, via the coding sequence ATGCCCACCTTTAAGCAAGCTCAACTGGATTTTGCAGCACACCTTCGCAACCCAAATACCCAGGAAGCCCCAAGTGGCATAGAAGACAGGCGCTTAGAAATTTACAGAAACTTATTTTTTAACAGTATTTCCAGTTTGATTGCTGGTACATTTCCTGTTTTAAAAACCATTTTAAGCAACAAAGAATGGGAACAGTTGATTCGAAACTTCTTTCAAGCCAAACACAACAAAACACCACATTTCCCAGAAATTCCACGTGAATTTGTGTCTTTTGTGAAACAACTGCCAAAAGATCAGCTCAGGCCTTTCACCTATGAACTGGCCTTGTATGAATGGCTTGAATTACATTTAGATAAACATTTAAATGAAGTGGAATTTAATCTGAAGGTCAATGAAAAAGATTTACTCGATGACATTCCAGTTATCAATACAGTATCATCTTTGCAAGCCTATCAATTTCCAGTTCACCAAATCTCCGCCAACAACCAGCCCACCAAACCATTGGAACAGCCTGTTTTTTTGTTGCTGTGGAGAAACAAAGACAATCAGGTGAAGTTCACCGAACTCCAGCCTTTTTCAGCGCTGTTATTTGAACAACTTAAAAACAACAACAGCTTAAGTGGCCGCCAGCATTTGACGGGATTAGCAAAACAAAGCAAAGCACAAGACACCAATCAATTTATCAACTTTGGCCTTCAAACATTGAAACATTGGCATCAACAAAACATCATAAACACCATCAGGACCACATCATGA